DNA from Vitis vinifera cultivar Pinot Noir 40024 chromosome 19, ASM3070453v1:
CTTTTGCCTAAAAATGAGAAAGTTGCTTCATCTTTTTCAACAAAGGATTGTTTATCTTTGTTTTCACATACATAAATATGATGGAAATATCTTCATGCTCAAATTTATGCTAGGTATGCCAAAAATCAATGAACACCCAATACATTTTGGTGCCAATCATTAGTCATTACACATTCCTAGGGACACTACCTTTCTGGCCACCATAGTGAGGAGCTGTGTCCCAAAATTCATCACGCATCTGCATGAGCTGAGTTTTTGTAAGCGGTTGAGGATTCTTCCAAGGCTTTGGCTTCCGTATCTTCTTTACAGTCCCTGTGATAATCAACAAATAGCAACTGTTATATTAGCAAATCATCAGGATTATATAACTTAAATATATCAGTATATTAGTCAGGATTGTCAATCTGATAGTACTGCTCATCTAGCGATCTCTGAAATTTCAGGTAAAACAAGGGCACTAGGTATTTGATAGCATAGGTTCCATAGGATCTCATGTCGCGTAATGACTAAATGatgaaaagaatatttttgCAAATCATCAGGATTATATAACTTAAATATATCAGTATATTAGTCAGGATTGTCAATCTGATAGTACTGCTTGTCTAGTGATCAAAGAAATTTCAGGTAAAACAAGGGCACTAGGTATTTGATAGCATAGGTTCCATAGGATCTAATGTCATGTAATGACTAAATGatgaaaagaatattttttagatagGTACACATCTATTTTAACCTTGGATCAAACTGAAATCTCCCATATCCCCATCCCAGCACCTCCCACCTAAACTAGGCACTGGGGGCTGGACCATGAATAGAATATAATGGAAAGGAATCTTGTCTTACACTGCCCCTTTTTTTCCTCAACACTTTTGCAATCCTGGATATTCATTGATTGTTATTTCATGGAAGGAAATAAATAGTCTGTGTAACATGAAAAGAACCACCAATTTTTCCACAGAAGATAAGGGAAATCCCATGTTGATGGTTGAAACCCAATTTACAAgaagaatttattttatcaaaatttttaaacagtAAAAAAAGTTTCACAATTTACAAAAATGGTGCACGTGAGTCCTTGCTCAGGTGGCAAGAGTTTAGGGCAGGGATGGGGAGACTCCATTTGTTTGATTTCATATAACAAAAATTAACGAAAAAAGGAGCTACCTAAAATTTACGAAAATGGAGTGCAAAAAATCACAGGGTTAAAACTCCATCTTATAGCACTCTCCCACCCATGAATGAAGGGTTACATGTTTGAGTTCTGGACATGCCTGATGGACGGTCCTTGGGGAATGTTCAAGTATCATGGTTTTCTGTGGTTAAACAATTGGGAACATTCTATGGTGGACTATTCCTTTTCCAAGCTAACATGTCAGATTTTGGCCCACCGAACAatactgaaaaagaaaaaaacataaagaacgAAACACTAAATTTACAATTTGTTTGCCAAAATAAACTGGTCTTAGATACAGAATCTTGACATTGATCAACCTGGAAACAATTAATCAAAACACACCTAAACTACAGCAGACTAAATCCCACATCCACAGTTCTATGAGCATAATGGATTCATTCATTTGATTGCATTTGATTTGCGAACTCACAGCCCTTTCCTTTCCCGCTCAGATCTTTAGCCACTAAATTTACAGCTAAATTTGGACAAccgagatttaaaaaaaaaattaattactaagTCTAACTTTCATCAAAATTCTTAACTAATGGTCTTCTTAATTAAGGATGCGGTCTGCTGCTTCAAATACCAACAGCTTTGCAAGTACAGGAATCAAATCTACAACAACAATACAGTCACGAAAgcaaaattttttctcaaaattacaatttcaaatcaaattcaattctGATAATAATAGATATCTGAAGGCTAACAAATCAAGCAATTGTGTCATTCACTCGATGCTGAAGTTCAGCAAtccaatcaaaattttcatcattctaaAAATCAGAATCTTGAAATAGCAAAGTTGCTAAGCAAATTCATAAAACAGTATGAAAATCgaatcaagaaaatcaaaaccTAATCCCCTGTCTGCTTGCTGATAACAACAGAAAATCAGCCACCGCGTTTCCtcgaaaaccaaaaaaaacgaattattcttcaaaattttcctattatttttctttccttttccattcttttctcagaaaccaaactaaaaaaaatcgaAAGAGAGAGCGCGAGGCCAATGATAAACCTCACCATCTCCTTTGGTCTGTGACGATCCAGCACAACCCATTCTGGTTACTCTACGCAATCGGAGAAACGGACATTGAAGCGCCCGTGAAGGCTTTTAGAGACTCCGGCGAGGGTTCCGGCCAGTTCCCGGAGGTCAAAAGCAGTATGGTCAGCAGTGGATGTTGGCTTTCATCTTCTCTGTTCCGCGTTTTGAGTCTTCTTATTTCGGTGTGGGCTGTGGGCCAACTATGGAAATTTCAACCAATCATTTCCCGCCACGTCAGAACTAAAAAAGTTTCGTTACAACCTACTACGGTATTACCTACTATTCTCATTATCCATTagatttatttcttaaaaataatttccagtttaagtattttgttttttttttcctttttttttccaattaatttaataatatataaacattatttaatgaattttattataaaaataaattttaatatataaaaaattttaaaatatgtaattaagtgaaaaaaaatatataaaaaataataaattcactcTAGCTTATACCACTTGAATGATAGAAATGACTAATATTAAAAACCTTCGGGCCTATTTGAAAAcgattcttaaaaataattttttaatttataaatcatgtttaacaaatttttaataaaaaaaaatatttttttcaaaagtttattaaaaaaaaaaaaaaaggaagaatgctataatatttaaagataatatgaaaaattgtttttcatatttgagtttctgAACAATATTCTGCTTCCGAAAACATTCTGACACCACAAgaattatttcaaaaacaaaatgttttcgagaactgtttttcaaaacatgGCTGAGTAGCTCGTCATCTCCACCACTACAAGAAGTGGGTGATTATTCAACATGCTCATATACCTGCACAATGAGTTTCTTTCATTACTATGCTTCTTCAACAAATGGTTCAAAGATTGTCAATCCTGCTCAAGAGGGGGCCTTTGCTCAGAAGACAGACGCTCAAAACAACCGATCCGGTTAACGAAATAGTACAAATCTAAAAGGTAGAAAAAACAAGATGAATTTGACGGCTGCAATCTAATCAAAACCGAAACGAATCGTCGGATCCATACTTGCTTCTGATGTTGTAATGGTCGAACTTTGGATCATCGTAGTCCACTGCCTTGATCTCTACTGGTTTTGACTCGGCCCCAACTGCTCCAAACATCTCTCCGCTTTTATCCCGTTGTCTATGCCTGCTTCTTTCTTTCTGGCTCTTGGACCTGACTTGGGTGTAGGGAGGAGGAACCTCACCTGAATGATAGAATTCTGCATATTCTTGTCGTTTTGAAGATCGGTGCTTGCTTGACAATGAAGGGTCCTTAAAGCTGtatgatttgatcttgggaGGCTTCATTTCTGAATATTTTTCGCTTGTGTTTGGAGTATGTGCTTGTCTGGTTTCGGAAAGAGGAGGGGGGGCTCTCTGCTTCTGAGCTAATGGGGGATCGGCTTCGTCTTCAGGCATTATGAGATGATCTTTTAATGGAGTGAGGCCTTTCCTGGCTCGGGTGGGCATGAAGCGAGAAGGGATGAAGTAAAGGAATATGCCAGTCAGTGCTTCGAGCGTGAACTTGGACAGATCAATTATGAGCTGCCCGAAGGAAGGCCATCCTGCATCTGGTTCCTCTTTTATGCTCTCCACAATGGGAGTTGGTTTCTCCTTGATCAGTTGGTCTTCGAATTCACTCTCTGAATGCTGCTGGAAATTCGCAAACAGACTTAGCCAACAATGCAATAAAGTGGAAAATCAAAGAATCTTACAACTATTTCTGGTTACCATTGTTCTAAGATTTCCAGATTTTCTTATCATTCTTCCATCAAATGAATCATAAGTGAATAAAGCAATAGTGTTACCGTCTTTGAGAAAGCGGAAGGCCCAAATCCTTTCTGAAGCAAGCATGAAGCATATCCTACCATGACAGCACCAATAACCATAAAAATATCTGCCAAAATAACCGACAAAACAAGTCAAGACTGGGTTTATTCCTCTGATCAATCGTGTTATTCTAGCGTCGCAAAGTAACAGACAGCAAAGAGCATCACTGAAAGTGAATCATTACACAAGCCATCATACGAACACATTAGTCAACAAACTAAAAATGGACATGCCATTTTCATCGAAGAACCTCAGTTACAACTAGAGTAAATCATTAACTATTAGCTATTAACTATTCAGAATTCAGAATTTCTGCTCAAACACAATAAGGCATATATCTGGACAAGGTCATCTTCGGTTGTCTGATATTTGGCTTCCCAAATGCCCTTAGGCACCATAGGATTGTTCAAGTTTCATATCAAGATAGATTGCCACAATGGACATTGGCACATGATAATGACATTTCTACTCACCAATAGCCACAGATGCATGGCATTAATCAAAAGAACACATGATCCATGAGATCCCATATCGTGTACGGGGAAAAGTGTCTAATACTTCATATATAGTGGGCTCCTCTTAATTGTGTAAACATGTTTAAACCAGTGATAGCCTTGGCACAGTGTAATCATATGTCACCCACATCAGCTGGGGGGTTCTGTCCACCTCGACTGGCAATCCCATGTCACCCTACACTGGCTAGAGAGAGAAGTTTCTTACACTAATATATGGCAGACTTCTCTTAATGCCATGTAATGGGAGGAAACCATGGCCTGTGTTACACCCAGAATGAAGCATCTGGATTTCTACTGTCAAGGTTTTAGGTTCTGGAGCATGCCGTTCTCAGTATTCCATTTTCCTCACAATAATAGTGATTGCAACGTCGCCATTTTGAATGATAATATGCTTTAAATCAGCATATACTATGAAACACAGACTGGAGACCCAGTGCAGGTCTTGTTCTGGGAGAGGTGGACCAGTGATATAAACAAGAAGGAACGTTTTTGCACGAAGTGGACACATTCATCAAAACTGGACTTCTTATTGctgactttatttattttactagaAACTTGGTAGTTATCATAACTTAGCTCCACATTCAAGATCATGCATTCATGACTTGTTGATAGAGATCAATGTTGACATAAATGCTTATGCATGTTAAAATAGTTGCTCTCTTTAATTCTCACTCATTCTTTTCCACAAGCTTCCGATGCCTACCACCAGTAATGTCCCTAATGGAATCAGGAAGCACCTACAGCACATTGAATAGCAAATTTAAGCTTCTACCTTGTCTTCTCAATCCTGACCACCACCATCTCATAAAGCAGGACTGCCTCCAATTATTCCCAATCCtgaaaattacaaacaaaaacaagaaactaACGAGCCACACTTCTTATTCCCATCAAGGTGCACTTAGTGAATGCTATGCTGAGCAAATTTGGGAAATGATACTTCAAGGGGCTGACCCATTTAAAGTATCAACCTGAAATCTCACTCTCCTCCAACATAATCCCTGAGAGGGAAACTCAgcaggttgatctgcccacccCATCCTAATACTCTTCCATAGCCCTCTCCCATCAGGATCTCTCACCTTGCGACACCAAGCACTCACCTCCTTGGACCTGCCTGCCATGACCTTTTTCCACTGATTCTCTCTCTTCCCCAAAAATCTCAATAGCCACTTATCTAGGGAGCCTTATCGAGCATAATTAAGCTCCTCACACCAAGAACCCATcctcctccctctctctctctctctctctctctgggaGAAGAAACTGTCTTCCAACTGAAAAAAGTGCATCTTT
Protein-coding regions in this window:
- the LOC100245328 gene encoding uncharacterized protein LOC100245328 isoform X4 — protein: MKKSLLFLIILTLVFTFSLQFRAQAAPPLGPFVRHFSSLLKWTRSSSKAPHSDGHVLQFEDGYLVETVVEGNELGVVPHSIRVSEDGELFAVDAVKNNIVRITPPLSQYSRARLVAGSFQGHTGHVDGKPSDARFNGPKGVTMDDKGNVYVADTSNLAIRKIGDSGVTTIAGGKSNVAGYRDGPSEDAKFSSDFDVVYVRPTCSLLVVDRGNAALRQISLNQEDCDYQNSSISATDIFMVIGAVMVGYASCLLQKGFGPSAFSKTHSESEFEDQLIKEKPTPIVESIKEEPDAGWPSFGQLIIDLSKFTLEALTGIFLYFIPSRFMPTRARKGLTPLKDHLIMPEDEADPPLAQKQRAPPPLSETRQAHTPNTSEKYSEMKPPKIKSYSFKDPSLSSKHRSSKRQEYAEFYHSGEVPPPYTQVRSKSQKERSRHRQRDKSGEMFGAVGAESKPVEIKAVDYDDPKFDHYNIRSKYGSDDSFRF
- the LOC100245328 gene encoding uncharacterized protein LOC100245328 isoform X1, producing MKKSLLFLIILTLVFTFSLQFRAQAAPPLGPFVRHFSSLLKWTRSSSKAPHSGNGHVLQFEDGYLVETVVEGNELGVVPHSIRVSEDGELFAVDAVKNNIVRITPPLSQYSRARLVAGSFQGHTGHVDGKPSDARFNGPKGVTMDDKGNVYVADTSNLAIRKIGDSGVTTIAGGKSNVAGYRDGPSEDAKFSSDFDVVYVRPTCSLLVVDRGNAALRQISLNQEDCDYQNSSISATDIFMVIGAVMVGYASCLLQKGFGPSAFSKTQHSESEFEDQLIKEKPTPIVESIKEEPDAGWPSFGQLIIDLSKFTLEALTGIFLYFIPSRFMPTRARKGLTPLKDHLIMPEDEADPPLAQKQRAPPPLSETRQAHTPNTSEKYSEMKPPKIKSYSFKDPSLSSKHRSSKRQEYAEFYHSGEVPPPYTQVRSKSQKERSRHRQRDKSGEMFGAVGAESKPVEIKAVDYDDPKFDHYNIRSKYGSDDSFRF
- the LOC100245328 gene encoding uncharacterized protein LOC100245328 isoform X2 encodes the protein MKKSLLFLIILTLVFTFSLQFRAQAAPPLGPFVRHFSSLLKWTRSSSKAPHSGNGHVLQFEDGYLVETVVEGNELGVVPHSIRVSEDGELFAVDAVKNNIVRITPPLSQYSRARLVAGSFQGHTGHVDGKPSDARFNGPKGVTMDDKGNVYVADTSNLAIRKIGDSGVTTIAGGKSNVAGYRDGPSEDAKFSSDFDVVYVRPTCSLLVVDRGNAALRQISLNQEDCDYQNSSISATDIFMVIGAVMVGYASCLLQKGFGPSAFSKTHSESEFEDQLIKEKPTPIVESIKEEPDAGWPSFGQLIIDLSKFTLEALTGIFLYFIPSRFMPTRARKGLTPLKDHLIMPEDEADPPLAQKQRAPPPLSETRQAHTPNTSEKYSEMKPPKIKSYSFKDPSLSSKHRSSKRQEYAEFYHSGEVPPPYTQVRSKSQKERSRHRQRDKSGEMFGAVGAESKPVEIKAVDYDDPKFDHYNIRSKYGSDDSFRF
- the LOC100245328 gene encoding uncharacterized protein LOC100245328 isoform X3, whose translation is MKKSLLFLIILTLVFTFSLQFRAQAAPPLGPFVRHFSSLLKWTRSSSKAPHSDGHVLQFEDGYLVETVVEGNELGVVPHSIRVSEDGELFAVDAVKNNIVRITPPLSQYSRARLVAGSFQGHTGHVDGKPSDARFNGPKGVTMDDKGNVYVADTSNLAIRKIGDSGVTTIAGGKSNVAGYRDGPSEDAKFSSDFDVVYVRPTCSLLVVDRGNAALRQISLNQEDCDYQNSSISATDIFMVIGAVMVGYASCLLQKGFGPSAFSKTQHSESEFEDQLIKEKPTPIVESIKEEPDAGWPSFGQLIIDLSKFTLEALTGIFLYFIPSRFMPTRARKGLTPLKDHLIMPEDEADPPLAQKQRAPPPLSETRQAHTPNTSEKYSEMKPPKIKSYSFKDPSLSSKHRSSKRQEYAEFYHSGEVPPPYTQVRSKSQKERSRHRQRDKSGEMFGAVGAESKPVEIKAVDYDDPKFDHYNIRSKYGSDDSFRF